In Zingiber officinale cultivar Zhangliang chromosome 1A, Zo_v1.1, whole genome shotgun sequence, a genomic segment contains:
- the LOC122039021 gene encoding ALA-interacting subunit 3-like, which translates to MQYSNGSAAGSGSAAGSSSASGGASATTRNSKRPKYSRFTQQELPACKPILTPRWAISVFILISVIFVPIGIAALKASSKVVEIVYRYDDDCVPPNMASMKVAYIQNDTIDKTCTRILKVPKHMSQPIYLYYQLDNFYQNHRRYVKSRNDAQLRKGSEANETSGCDPERTANGAPIVPCGLIAWSLFNDTYSFSIRNRNLTCVNKKDISWKSDRNHKFGKDVYPRNFQNSTLIGGAKLDPAKPLSEQEDLIVWMRTAALPTFRKLYGRIEQDLNTNDVLTVQLQNNYNTYSFSGKKALVLSTSSWLGGKNDFLGIAYLTVGGLCFFLAVAFTIVYLVKPRKLGDPSYLSWNRNPTGH; encoded by the exons ATGCAATACAGCAATGGCTCCGCTGCTGGTTCCGGCTCCGCTGCTGGTTCCAGCTCCGCATCGGGGGGCGCATCGGCTACAACGAGGAATTCCAAGCGCCCCAAGT ATTCAAGATTTACACAGCAAGAACTTCCAGCATGCAAACCTATTCTCACTCCAAGATGG GCAATCTCCGTATTTATTCTCATCAGTGTCATCTTTGTCCCAATTGGCATTGCAGCACTAAAGGCTTCCAGTAAG GTTGTCGAGATTGTGTATCGCTATGATGATGATTGCGTCCCACCAAACATGGCTAGCATGAAGGTTGCATACATTCAGAACGATACAATAGACAAAACCTGCACTAGAATTCTCAAG GTGCCAAAACACATGAGTCAGCCTATTTATCTGTACTATCAACTTGATAACTTCTACCAGAACCATAGGAG GTATGTGAAGAGCCGAAATGATGCACAATTAAGGAAAGGTAGTGAGGCAAATGAAACCAGTGGCTGTGATCCAGAAAGGACAGCAAATGGTGCTCCAATTGTTCCATGTGGTCTCATAGCTTGGAGTTTGTTCAATGATACATATAGCTTTTCCATTAGAAACAGAAATTTGACT TGTGTAAACAAGAAAGACATTTCTTGGAAGAGTGACAGGAATCACAAATTTGGAAAAGATGTCTATCCAAGGAATTTCCAGAACAGCACTCTCATAGGTGGTGCAAAACTTGACCCAGCAAAACC GTTGAGTGAACAGGAAGATTTGATTGTTTGGATGCGTACTGCTGCACTTCCGACATTCCGGAAGTTGTATGGGAGGATTGAGCAGGATCTCAATACGAATGATGTCCTTACTGTTCAGTTGCAAAATAACTACAACACCTACAGTTTCAGTGGCAAGAAAGCTTTGGTGCTATCAACATCAAGTTGGCTTGGCGGGAAGAATGATTTTCTGGGCATTGCTTACCTGACTGTTGGAGGTTTATGCTTCTTTTTAGCCGTTGCCTTCACCATTGTATACTTGGTAAAACCAAG GAAGCTTGGGGACCCTTCATACTTGTCGTGGAATAGAAACCCTACTGGCCATTAA